In the genome of Phlebotomus papatasi isolate M1 chromosome 2, Ppap_2.1, whole genome shotgun sequence, one region contains:
- the LOC129803403 gene encoding uncharacterized protein LOC129803403 yields MNKFIVFCLTILCVFYINFVVTLKCYTCDTTDFDYGQYERCDNNLTKMKVDRCYTDEQHPNIRDFACYRVVYLHRNDGIIIQRGYDVKWICDKWIKYPHNFMTRDNPFMVLECAVCDTDKCDPRVEPTDGWIAQVIRPGNRLCDSNTYFNSRTLRSRISKKEQ; encoded by the exons atgaataaatttattgtattcTGCCTGACAATCTTATgtgtattttatatcaatttcgTTGTTACATTAAAGTGCTATACTTGTGATACAACGGATTTCGATTATGGACAATACGAACGCTGTGAcaataatttaacaaaaatgaAAGTAGACAGGTGCTACACTGATGAACAACATCCTAACATAAGAGATTTTGCCTGCTATCGAGTGGTGTATTTAC ACAGGAATGATGGAATTATTATTCAAAGAGGATACGATGTAAAGTGGATCTGCGATAAGTGGATAAAATATCCTCACAATTTTATGACCCGAGACAATCCGTTTATGGTTTTAGAATGTGCTGTATGTGATACAGATAAATGCGATCCTAGAGTTGAACCTACAG ATGGATGGATTGCTCAAGTAATACGACCAGGAAATCGACTGTGTGATAGTAATACATATTTTAATTCTCGAACTCTAAGAAGTCGGATCTCTAAAAAagaacagtaa